One region of Roseovarius faecimaris genomic DNA includes:
- a CDS encoding TraR/DksA family transcriptional regulator encodes MNESELARFRALITTRLAALDAEDSLGEAGQATVELDQQAVGRLSRMDALQNQAMAQANAARRKVERTRLHAALARMEEGEFGYCDDCGDEIAKGRLELDPAAQLCIDCATG; translated from the coding sequence GTGAATGAAAGCGAACTGGCCCGCTTCCGGGCGCTGATCACAACACGGCTGGCGGCGCTGGACGCCGAGGACAGCCTTGGCGAAGCCGGGCAAGCCACGGTCGAGCTTGATCAACAGGCCGTCGGGCGGCTCAGCCGCATGGACGCGCTGCAAAATCAGGCCATGGCCCAGGCCAATGCCGCGCGCCGGAAGGTCGAACGCACCCGCCTTCATGCGGCCCTGGCACGCATGGAGGAAGGCGAGTTCGGCTATTGTGACGATTGCGGCGACGAGATCGCGAAAGGCCGGCTTGAGCTCGACCCCGCCGCGCAGCTCTGTATCGACTGCGCGACGGGCTAA
- a CDS encoding baseplate megatron protein TIM-barrel domain-containing protein: MTQQNIRSGAAWIASEGPETQAEFLDSLDEGELIALPFLFEFWAMEHQLPPEGPWRTWVAMGGRGAGKTRAGSEWVRAQVEGPRPLDPGRCQRIALVGETIDQVREVMVFGESGILACSPPDRRPEWQATRKRLIWPNGATAQAFSAHDPESLRGPQFDGAWVDEYGCAAIDKGTNQPNKFLDPKSSESRLPYHSNGRQDELIQMQYLRAMAAYWSDPANNPVSVEYEAPMLDWDHSYVWAWDARPYPFFPNNRALWGDGGNYARGHWLTGRASARTLAGVVAELCERAGLKDYDVSGLYGHLRGYIVEDVSDARTALQALVLRYGFDAIDRGGVLTFRMRDGRKDYDVDPARVVRESAEAPVIEESRGSAVELAGRVRLRFVESNGDYEVIAEEAILPEDETHTVSISEVPISMTRAEGRQTVERWLSESRLARDTVRLTLPPSQMDRGAGDVIALPEEGGAGLYRIDRIEQLGLAQRVDAVRIEPESYVPITFPDDPGTTSSFVPPKPVTAMFMDLPLIPGNTVPHAPYLAVTANPWPGYAALYSSDSDDFYALNTLLYTPTPIGVTETPLRYAASGCYDRGAALQVRMIGGQLNSVDDLALLNGANLCAIGDGSPGNWELFQFRDAELVGTETYALSMRLRGQLGTDALMPSEWPAGSLFVRFDQTAEQIVLTENQLGLERHYRVGPGDRFYTDPSFQHVTLTFEGIGLRPYAPVHLMAEQSGAGDVALRWIRRTRVGGDRWETPEVPLGEESELYLVRVVQTGNLLREEMVSTPAWTYTAAMRAADGQAGFYEIEVAQISASYGAGPAVRITLAA; this comes from the coding sequence TTGACGCAGCAAAACATTCGATCGGGTGCCGCCTGGATCGCCTCAGAAGGGCCCGAAACGCAGGCTGAGTTTCTCGATTCGCTGGATGAGGGCGAGCTGATCGCGCTGCCCTTCCTGTTCGAATTCTGGGCGATGGAGCATCAGCTTCCGCCTGAAGGCCCATGGCGCACCTGGGTCGCCATGGGCGGGCGCGGGGCGGGCAAGACGCGCGCGGGCTCGGAGTGGGTGCGTGCGCAGGTGGAAGGGCCGAGGCCGCTTGACCCCGGGCGCTGTCAGCGCATCGCGCTGGTGGGAGAGACGATTGATCAGGTGCGCGAGGTCATGGTGTTTGGCGAAAGCGGCATTCTGGCCTGTTCGCCCCCCGACCGGCGCCCCGAATGGCAAGCCACGCGCAAGCGGCTGATCTGGCCCAATGGTGCCACGGCGCAGGCCTTTTCGGCGCATGATCCCGAAAGCCTGCGCGGGCCGCAGTTCGACGGGGCCTGGGTGGATGAATATGGTTGTGCTGCGATCGACAAGGGCACCAACCAGCCGAACAAGTTTCTTGATCCGAAAAGCTCGGAATCGCGGCTGCCCTACCACTCGAACGGGCGCCAGGATGAGCTGATCCAGATGCAATATCTGCGCGCGATGGCAGCCTATTGGAGCGACCCGGCAAACAACCCGGTATCGGTGGAATACGAAGCTCCAATGCTGGACTGGGATCACTCTTATGTCTGGGCCTGGGATGCGCGTCCCTATCCGTTCTTTCCCAACAACCGCGCGCTTTGGGGCGATGGCGGCAATTATGCGCGCGGGCACTGGCTGACAGGCCGCGCCTCGGCGCGGACGCTGGCCGGTGTGGTGGCTGAGCTCTGCGAGCGCGCGGGGCTGAAAGACTATGATGTGAGCGGTCTTTACGGGCACCTGCGAGGGTATATCGTCGAGGATGTCTCGGACGCGCGCACGGCGTTGCAGGCGCTTGTGCTGCGCTACGGGTTCGATGCGATTGACCGGGGTGGGGTGCTGACCTTCCGGATGCGCGACGGGCGCAAGGATTACGACGTCGATCCGGCGCGCGTCGTGCGGGAGAGCGCCGAGGCGCCGGTCATCGAGGAGAGCCGGGGCAGCGCTGTGGAACTGGCGGGCCGGGTGCGGCTGCGTTTTGTCGAATCGAACGGGGATTACGAGGTGATCGCCGAAGAGGCGATCCTGCCCGAGGATGAGACGCATACGGTGTCGATCTCGGAAGTGCCGATCTCGATGACCCGTGCGGAAGGCCGGCAGACGGTGGAGCGATGGCTGTCGGAATCGCGGCTGGCACGCGATACGGTGCGGCTGACCCTGCCGCCCTCGCAGATGGACCGGGGGGCCGGTGACGTGATTGCATTGCCCGAAGAAGGTGGCGCGGGGCTTTACCGGATCGACCGGATCGAGCAGCTTGGCCTCGCGCAGCGGGTGGATGCGGTGCGGATCGAGCCGGAAAGCTATGTGCCGATCACCTTCCCGGACGATCCGGGCACAACCAGCAGCTTTGTGCCGCCGAAGCCCGTGACGGCGATGTTCATGGACTTGCCGCTGATCCCCGGCAATACGGTCCCGCATGCGCCCTATCTGGCGGTCACGGCAAACCCCTGGCCCGGTTACGCGGCGTTGTACTCTTCTGACAGCGACGATTTTTATGCTTTGAACACGTTGCTTTACACGCCTACGCCGATTGGGGTGACCGAAACTCCGCTGCGTTATGCGGCCAGCGGCTGTTATGATCGCGGCGCGGCTTTGCAGGTGCGAATGATCGGCGGACAGCTGAACAGTGTCGACGATCTGGCACTGCTCAACGGGGCCAATCTCTGTGCCATCGGGGATGGAAGCCCGGGCAATTGGGAGTTGTTTCAGTTTCGCGACGCGGAGCTTGTCGGCACCGAGACCTATGCGCTTTCGATGCGGCTGCGCGGACAATTGGGCACGGATGCGCTGATGCCTTCCGAATGGCCGGCGGGCTCGCTCTTTGTCCGGTTCGATCAGACGGCAGAACAGATCGTGCTGACCGAAAACCAGCTTGGTCTGGAGCGGCATTACCGGGTGGGGCCGGGGGACCGGTTTTACACCGACCCGTCGTTCCAGCATGTGACGCTGACTTTCGAAGGCATTGGCCTGCGCCCTTATGCGCCCGTGCATCTGATGGCAGAGCAGAGCGGGGCGGGCGATGTCGCGCTGCGCTGGATCAGGCGCACCCGCGTGGGCGGCGACCGGTGGGAGACGCCGGAGGTGCCGCTGGGCGAAGAAAGCGAGCTTTATCTGGTGCGGGTGGTGCAGACCGGCAACCTTCTGCGCGAGGAGATGGTGAGCACCCCGGCTTGGACCTATACCGCAGCCATGCGCGCCGCGGACGGGCAGGCGGGCTTTTACGAGATCGAGGTGGCGCAGATCTCGGCAAGCTATGGGGCAGGCCCGGCGGTGCGCATCACTCTGGCGGCCTGA
- a CDS encoding DUF1223 domain-containing protein yields the protein MRQLKKFMAMALMLLLPVGAGAQEHPVVVELFTSQGCSSCPPADAYLHKLAKRDGVIALAMHVDYWDYIGWKDSFASPKMTARQRGYARTGNRRMVYTPQMIINGQDHVVGNRPKDVEELIQRHARAGAVMALSATREGNQVMVRGETLTPVKGPAVVQLIRFMPRQTVDIKRGENAGRSLSYANIVTEIRELRDWDGKGALEFSAQISGSGPGVILVQGADHGPVLAAAYIE from the coding sequence ATGCGACAGTTGAAGAAATTCATGGCGATGGCGTTAATGCTGCTTCTGCCGGTTGGGGCAGGGGCGCAGGAGCACCCGGTTGTCGTGGAGCTGTTCACCTCGCAGGGCTGTTCGTCCTGCCCGCCGGCGGATGCCTATCTGCACAAGCTGGCCAAACGCGACGGGGTGATCGCCCTGGCGATGCATGTGGATTACTGGGATTACATCGGCTGGAAAGACAGCTTCGCCAGCCCCAAGATGACGGCGCGGCAGCGCGGCTATGCGCGCACCGGCAACCGGCGGATGGTCTATACGCCGCAGATGATCATCAACGGGCAGGATCATGTGGTCGGCAACCGGCCCAAGGATGTGGAAGAGCTGATCCAGCGCCATGCGCGGGCGGGGGCGGTGATGGCGCTGAGCGCGACGCGCGAGGGCAATCAGGTGATGGTGCGCGGGGAAACCCTGACGCCGGTTAAGGGGCCTGCCGTGGTTCAGCTGATCCGGTTCATGCCGCGTCAGACGGTGGATATCAAGCGCGGCGAGAATGCGGGGCGAAGCCTGAGCTATGCCAATATCGTGACCGAGATCAGGGAGTTGCGGGACTGGGACGGTAAGGGCGCGCTGGAGTTTTCCGCGCAGATTTCCGGCTCGGGTCCGGGTGTGATCCTGGTGCAGGGGGCCGATCATGGCCCGGTTCTGGCAGCGGCCTATATCGAATAA
- the acnA gene encoding aconitate hydratase AcnA: protein MPITVGQDTAKTRTTLQVGDKSYAFYSIAAAEKAGLGDFSRLPAALRVVLENMLRFEDGKTVSVDDIKAFSEWANLGGKNPREIAYRPARVLMQDFTGVPAVVDLAAMRDGIVALGGDAQQINPLNPVDLVIDHSVMIDEFGNPRAFQMNVDREYERNMERYQFLKWGQGAFNNFRVVPPGTGICHQVNLEYLAQTVWTDMDQFNEPVAYPDTLVGTDSHTTMVNGAAVLGWGVGGIEAEAAMLGQPISMLIPEVVGFELTGAMVEGTTGTDLVLKVVEMLRERGVVGKFVEFYGEGLDRLPLADRATIANMAPEYGATCGFFPIDDETLRYLRNTGRDEERVALVEAYAKENGFWRGADYAPIYTDTLHLDMGTIVPAISGPKRPQDYVALTDAKTAFRREMEETFKRPMDKEMPVAGEDYTLSSGDVVIASITSCTNTSNPYVMIGAGLVARKAAALGLDRKPWVKTSLAPGSQVVSAYLEAAGLQEDLDKIGFNLVGYGCTTCIGNSGPIQKELSEAIAEGDLVATSVLSGNRNFEGRISPDVRANYLASPPLVVAYALAGTMDIDIANDPIAQTPDGKDVYLKDIWPSQAEIAELVEKTVTREAFIEKYADVFKGDEKWQGVETSTGETYDWPPQSTYVQNPPYFQGMSKEPGTISNIEGARVLALLGDMVTTDHISPAGSFKDTTPAGQYLVDRQVPVREFNSYGSRRGNHEVMMRGTFANIRIKNEMLDGVEGGYTKGPDGNETSIFDAAMAYQAEGTPLVVFGGEQYGAGSSRDWAAKGTALLGVKAVIAESFERIHRSNLVGMGVIPFEFTGGDTRKSLGLTGDETVSISGLDTIQPLQEVPCTITMADGSTKEITLKCRIDTAIEIEYIEHGGVLHYVLRNLAKAA from the coding sequence ATGCCCATCACAGTCGGACAAGACACCGCCAAGACACGCACAACCCTTCAGGTCGGTGACAAGTCTTATGCCTTCTACTCCATCGCCGCCGCCGAAAAGGCCGGCCTTGGCGATTTCTCGCGCCTGCCCGCGGCCCTGCGCGTGGTGCTGGAAAACATGCTGCGCTTCGAGGATGGCAAGACCGTGTCGGTGGACGACATCAAGGCCTTCTCGGAATGGGCCAATCTGGGCGGCAAGAACCCGCGTGAGATTGCCTATCGCCCGGCCCGCGTGCTGATGCAGGACTTCACCGGCGTGCCCGCGGTGGTCGACCTTGCCGCCATGCGCGACGGCATCGTGGCCCTTGGTGGCGACGCGCAACAGATCAACCCGCTCAACCCCGTCGATCTCGTGATCGACCACTCCGTGATGATCGACGAGTTCGGCAACCCCCGCGCCTTCCAGATGAACGTGGACCGCGAGTATGAGCGGAACATGGAACGCTACCAGTTCCTCAAATGGGGACAAGGCGCGTTCAACAACTTCCGCGTCGTGCCCCCCGGCACCGGCATCTGCCACCAGGTGAACCTTGAGTATCTGGCCCAAACCGTCTGGACCGACATGGACCAGTTCAATGAGCCCGTGGCCTACCCCGACACGCTTGTCGGCACCGACAGCCACACCACCATGGTCAACGGCGCCGCCGTTCTCGGCTGGGGCGTCGGCGGGATCGAGGCCGAAGCCGCCATGCTGGGCCAGCCCATCTCGATGCTCATCCCCGAAGTTGTGGGCTTCGAGCTGACCGGTGCGATGGTCGAAGGCACCACCGGCACCGACCTCGTGCTCAAGGTCGTGGAAATGCTGCGCGAACGCGGCGTTGTGGGCAAATTCGTCGAATTCTACGGCGAAGGCCTGGATCGCCTGCCCCTGGCCGACCGTGCCACCATCGCCAACATGGCCCCCGAATACGGCGCCACCTGCGGCTTCTTCCCGATCGATGACGAAACCCTGCGCTACCTGCGCAACACCGGCCGCGACGAAGAGCGCGTCGCCCTCGTCGAAGCCTATGCCAAGGAAAACGGGTTCTGGCGCGGCGCGGATTACGCGCCCATCTACACCGACACGCTGCATCTCGACATGGGCACCATCGTGCCCGCCATCTCCGGCCCGAAACGCCCGCAGGATTACGTCGCGCTGACCGATGCCAAAACGGCCTTCCGCCGCGAAATGGAAGAGACGTTCAAGCGCCCGATGGACAAGGAAATGCCCGTGGCGGGCGAAGATTACACGCTCAGCTCCGGTGATGTCGTGATCGCCTCGATCACCTCCTGCACCAACACGTCAAACCCCTATGTGATGATCGGCGCCGGGCTTGTCGCCCGCAAGGCCGCCGCCCTTGGCCTTGACCGCAAACCCTGGGTCAAGACCTCGCTCGCGCCCGGCTCTCAGGTCGTATCGGCCTATCTGGAGGCCGCCGGTCTTCAGGAAGATCTCGACAAGATCGGCTTCAACCTCGTCGGCTATGGCTGCACCACCTGTATCGGCAACTCCGGCCCGATCCAGAAAGAACTGTCCGAGGCCATCGCCGAGGGCGACCTCGTCGCCACCTCCGTCCTTTCGGGCAACCGTAACTTCGAGGGCCGGATCAGCCCCGATGTGCGCGCCAACTACCTCGCCTCGCCGCCGCTCGTGGTGGCCTATGCGCTGGCGGGCACGATGGATATCGACATCGCCAACGATCCCATCGCGCAAACCCCCGATGGCAAGGATGTCTATCTCAAGGACATCTGGCCCAGCCAGGCCGAGATTGCCGAGCTGGTGGAAAAAACCGTTACCCGCGAAGCCTTCATCGAGAAATATGCCGATGTCTTCAAAGGCGACGAGAAATGGCAAGGGGTCGAGACCTCCACGGGCGAGACCTATGACTGGCCGCCGCAATCCACCTATGTGCAGAACCCGCCCTATTTCCAGGGCATGTCGAAAGAGCCGGGCACAATCTCGAATATCGAAGGCGCGCGTGTTCTGGCGCTCCTGGGCGATATGGTCACCACCGACCACATCTCGCCCGCGGGGTCCTTCAAGGACACCACGCCCGCCGGTCAGTACCTGGTCGACCGTCAGGTGCCGGTGCGCGAATTCAACTCCTACGGCTCGCGCCGCGGCAACCACGAGGTGATGATGCGCGGCACCTTCGCCAATATCCGCATCAAGAACGAGATGCTGGATGGCGTCGAAGGCGGCTACACCAAAGGCCCCGACGGCAATGAGACCTCGATCTTCGACGCCGCCATGGCCTATCAGGCCGAAGGTACGCCGCTCGTCGTCTTCGGTGGCGAACAATATGGCGCAGGCTCCAGCCGTGACTGGGCCGCCAAGGGCACGGCCCTTCTGGGCGTCAAGGCCGTGATCGCCGAAAGCTTCGAGCGTATCCACCGCTCCAACCTCGTCGGCATGGGCGTGATCCCGTTTGAGTTCACCGGCGGCGACACCCGCAAATCGCTGGGCCTGACCGGCGACGAGACCGTGTCGATCTCCGGCCTCGATACGATCCAGCCGCTTCAGGAGGTGCCCTGCACCATCACCATGGCGGATGGCTCGACCAAGGAGATCACGCTGAAATGCCGGATCGATACCGCGATCGAGATCGAATATATCGAACACGGCGGCGTGCTGCATTACGTGCTTCGCAACCTCGCCAAAGCGGCCTGA
- a CDS encoding DsbE family thiol:disulfide interchange protein produces the protein MAKPSPLMLAPPLVFFALAMLFFVGMQRENPDELPSALEGKPAPAVEVTALGDAPVFEDAMLRGEGVKLVNFWASWCAPCRVEHPNLELMAKEGITIYGVNYKDDPAKAQRFLRELGDPYAALGADASGRMALNWGLYGVPETYVIDGNGQIVLRFAGPITPSILESTIRPAIAEAQAN, from the coding sequence ATGGCTAAACCTTCTCCTCTCATGCTGGCGCCGCCGCTTGTCTTCTTCGCTCTGGCGATGCTGTTCTTCGTCGGCATGCAGCGCGAAAACCCCGATGAGCTGCCGTCGGCGCTGGAAGGGAAACCGGCGCCTGCGGTGGAGGTGACGGCGCTGGGAGATGCGCCGGTTTTCGAGGATGCGATGCTGCGCGGTGAGGGTGTGAAGCTGGTGAATTTCTGGGCCAGCTGGTGCGCGCCCTGCCGGGTGGAGCACCCCAACCTGGAGCTGATGGCGAAGGAAGGCATCACGATCTACGGGGTCAATTACAAGGATGATCCCGCCAAGGCACAGAGATTCCTCAGAGAATTGGGCGATCCCTATGCCGCACTTGGGGCCGACGCGAGCGGGCGCATGGCGCTCAATTGGGGCCTTTACGGCGTGCCGGAAACCTATGTGATCGACGGCAACGGGCAGATCGTGCTGCGCTTTGCCGGGCCGATCACCCCAAGTATCCTGGAAAGCACGATCCGTCCCGCGATTGCCGAGGCTCAGGCGAACTGA
- the ccmD gene encoding heme exporter protein CcmD: MMPDLGKYADAVLSSYAVSIVLIIALVLASIWRAGKVKKQLEAVENKVKSNG; encoded by the coding sequence ATGATGCCGGATCTTGGAAAATATGCCGACGCTGTGCTGTCGTCCTACGCGGTCTCCATCGTGCTGATCATCGCGCTGGTTCTGGCCAGTATCTGGCGCGCAGGCAAGGTGAAGAAGCAGCTGGAGGCCGTTGAAAACAAGGTGAAATCCAATGGCTAA
- a CDS encoding heme ABC transporter permease → MSSIWTYANPKKFIETTDRLLPWISVLALVSLVVGLIWGFFFTPDDFRQGSTVKIIYLHVPSALMAINAWLMMLVASLIWIVRRHHVSALAARAAAPVGLVMTLIALATGAIWGQPMWGTWWAWDPRLTSFLILTLFYLGYIALWSAIENDDTAADLTSILCLVGSVFALLSRYAVNFWNQGLHQGATLSLDKEENISDVFYFPLLVCIAGFVLLFVALVFLRTQTEIRARRTRALMVRERMS, encoded by the coding sequence GTGAGCTCGATCTGGACATATGCCAACCCCAAGAAGTTCATTGAGACCACTGACCGTTTGCTGCCGTGGATATCGGTGCTTGCGCTTGTGTCATTGGTTGTGGGGCTGATCTGGGGTTTTTTCTTCACGCCGGATGACTTCCGGCAGGGCTCCACCGTGAAGATCATTTATCTCCACGTTCCCAGTGCCTTGATGGCGATCAATGCCTGGCTGATGATGCTGGTGGCCTCGCTCATCTGGATCGTGCGACGGCACCACGTCAGCGCCCTTGCGGCCCGGGCCGCGGCGCCTGTGGGGCTGGTGATGACGCTGATCGCGCTGGCGACCGGGGCGATCTGGGGCCAGCCCATGTGGGGCACCTGGTGGGCCTGGGATCCGCGGCTGACTTCCTTCCTGATCCTGACGCTGTTTTACCTGGGCTACATCGCGCTTTGGTCGGCGATTGAAAACGATGACACGGCGGCCGATCTGACCTCGATTCTGTGCCTTGTGGGTTCGGTTTTTGCGCTGCTGAGCCGCTATGCGGTGAACTTCTGGAACCAGGGTCTGCATCAGGGCGCGACGCTGAGCCTGGATAAGGAAGAGAATATTTCGGATGTGTTCTATTTCCCGCTGCTGGTGTGCATCGCGGGCTTTGTGCTGCTGTTTGTCGCGCTGGTGTTCCTGCGGACGCAGACCGAGATCCGGGCGCGTCGGACACGGGCGCTGATGGTGCGGGAGAGGATGTCATGA
- the ccmB gene encoding heme exporter protein CcmB, which produces MIALLIRDLRLAVRAGGGFGLGLAFFLIVVVLVPFGVGPNTQLLSTIAPGVLWLGALLACLLSLDRIFALDWEDGSLDLLAVAPLPMEAAVSVKALAHWITTGLPLVLAAPVLGVLLNLPVEGFKPLLISLMLGTPALSVIGTFGAALTVGIKRGGLLLSLLVLPLYVPSLIFGAEVARRGAQGLDFSTPLLMLAGITCGTIALLPFASAAVLKVNLR; this is translated from the coding sequence GTGATTGCGCTGTTGATCCGGGACCTGCGCCTTGCGGTGCGCGCCGGGGGCGGTTTTGGCCTTGGCCTAGCGTTTTTCCTGATCGTCGTGGTGCTGGTGCCGTTTGGCGTGGGGCCGAACACACAGCTTTTGTCGACCATTGCGCCCGGGGTGCTGTGGCTGGGGGCGCTGCTGGCCTGTCTGTTGAGTCTCGACCGGATTTTCGCGCTGGACTGGGAGGATGGCAGCCTTGATTTGCTGGCCGTCGCCCCCTTGCCGATGGAGGCCGCAGTCAGTGTCAAGGCGTTGGCGCACTGGATCACCACGGGGCTGCCGCTGGTGCTGGCCGCGCCGGTGCTGGGGGTGCTTCTGAACCTGCCGGTGGAGGGGTTCAAACCGCTGCTGATCTCGCTGATGCTTGGCACGCCTGCTTTGAGCGTGATCGGTACTTTCGGGGCCGCGCTGACGGTGGGGATAAAACGTGGCGGATTGCTTCTGAGCCTCCTTGTTTTGCCTCTTTATGTGCCTAGTTTGATCTTCGGAGCCGAGGTGGCGCGGCGCGGGGCGCAGGGGCTGGATTTCTCGACGCCGCTTCTGATGCTGGCGGGGATCACCTGCGGCACGATAGCGCTTTTGCCTTTTGCCTCGGCTGCGGTATTGAAGGTGAACCTGCGATGA
- the ccmA gene encoding heme ABC exporter ATP-binding protein CcmA has protein sequence MILTVQDLSIARGGVRVLEGVSFSIAAGQALVLRGPNGIGKTTLLRTVAGLQPALDGRIEAAPDALAYVGHSDGIKSTLSVTENLNFWAQVFGKSDISLALTAFELEPLADRPAGLLSAGQKRRLGLARLLVTGRKLWLLDEPTVSLDATAVAMFAAAIRSHLAGGGAALMATHIDLGLDEAEVLDLGPMRAKTPVSDAFDEDFL, from the coding sequence ATGATCCTGACGGTGCAAGATCTGTCCATTGCCCGGGGCGGTGTGCGGGTGCTGGAAGGGGTGAGTTTTTCAATTGCCGCCGGGCAGGCGCTGGTGTTGCGCGGGCCCAACGGGATCGGCAAGACGACGCTTTTGCGCACCGTTGCGGGGCTTCAGCCCGCTTTGGACGGTCGGATCGAGGCCGCGCCGGATGCGCTTGCCTATGTCGGCCATTCGGATGGAATCAAGTCTACATTGAGCGTGACAGAGAACCTGAACTTCTGGGCGCAGGTCTTTGGAAAGTCGGATATTTCGCTTGCATTGACCGCTTTTGAGCTGGAGCCTCTGGCCGATCGCCCGGCCGGGCTCTTATCGGCTGGTCAGAAGCGGCGGCTGGGGCTGGCGCGGCTTTTGGTGACGGGCCGCAAACTGTGGCTTCTGGACGAGCCGACCGTTTCTCTCGATGCGACAGCCGTGGCCATGTTTGCCGCGGCGATCCGAAGCCATCTGGCAGGAGGAGGGGCCGCGCTGATGGCCACGCATATCGACCTTGGCCTTGACGAGGCAGAGGTGCTGGACCTCGGCCCGATGCGGGCCAAAACCCCTGTCAGTGACGCTTTCGACGAGGATTTCCTGTGA
- a CDS encoding Mth938-like domain-containing protein, protein MQLNEIQFSGATPIDGYGPGFFRIAGQVIEGPIVVTEKGAQGWGGYGDSATLEALLGQVDVIFIGTGAETAHVPAALRVLLEEAGLGVEAMNSPAACRTYNVLLSEGRRVAVALMPV, encoded by the coding sequence ATGCAGTTGAATGAAATCCAGTTTTCCGGGGCGACCCCGATTGATGGCTACGGACCGGGCTTTTTCCGGATTGCCGGTCAGGTGATCGAGGGGCCGATCGTGGTGACCGAGAAAGGCGCACAGGGCTGGGGCGGCTATGGCGACAGCGCCACGCTCGAAGCGCTGCTGGGGCAGGTGGATGTGATCTTTATCGGGACCGGGGCAGAGACGGCGCATGTGCCTGCCGCGCTGCGCGTTCTGCTTGAAGAGGCCGGGCTGGGCGTGGAGGCGATGAACTCGCCCGCCGCTTGCCGGACCTATAACGTACTTCTCTCCGAGGGGCGTCGCGTGGCCGTGGCCCTGATGCCGGTGTAG